From the genome of Hyphobacterium sp. CCMP332:
CGTCAGGACCAGTTGAAGACAGCTGCGGCGAGCGCCTGGGGCGGTCTTGCCGTCGCGATTGCCGGTGTCTTCGCCGTGTCTTTCCTGTTCCGTGCAGATATCGTCAGTGTCTGGCCGCAGAGCTCCAGCGCTTATGCGGCCATCGGCATTGATGCCAACGCCTATGGCGTGACGATTGATTCGCTGGATGTTTCGCGCGGTGAAGAGCATGGCATTCCTACCGTGGTGGTGTCGGGCGAGGTGCGCAACATTGATCGTCAGGCCCGCGCGCTGCCGCAATTGCAGGCTCGGCTGCTGGGCGAAGACGGAGCGCCGGTTCTGGAGTGGACGGTCATTCTCGATGGCGAGGCGATTGCCCCCGGGCAGAGTTATGCTTTTTCGTCTGTTGTGACCGATCCGCCGGCCGGCGCGGTCGAGGCTGAAATCACGCTCGCCGGGTTGATGGAGTCCCCGCCCGAAGCGCCAGCGGAGACGCCGCCCGCGCCTGCAGAAGAGCATCATGCCGCAGCGGATACCTCTCACGGAAGCGGCAACTGAGATCAGGAGCCGAAGCGGTCCAGCAAGCGCTCGATATAGTCCAGCTCGTCCTGATCAAGGCCCTGTTCAGCTGCACGTTCCCGCAATTCATCCAGAATTTCCCGCGCCCTGAGGCGTTCTGCCTCGTCGGGGATATCCACACCTGACCCGTTGGAGAATCCACCGGAATCCTGCGGACGTCCGAGCGGATCGGTATCTTCACCTTCCGCCCCGGCTTGCGTGGCATCCTGAGCTCGCTCCAGAAGGCCCTGTGCCAGACGTTCCGCGCCATCACGCAGTGCTTGCAGGGCTTGCGCCTGCTCGCCAACAGCGCCCTGAGCATCACCATCGGCCAGCGCTTCCTCGGCCCGGCGCATGGCTTCGGCCGCTTCGCCAAACGTCTCGCCACTTTCACCCGGCAGGGCCTGAGCGAGCGATTCCAGACGATCCGCCAGCGATCCTTGCGATTCAGCCAGCGCTTGCGCGCCTTCCGAACCGGCACCCGTCTGTCCGTTCTGGCTGCCACTTTGACCCGATTGCTGGCCCTGACTCTCGCTGCCCTGCTGACCCTGACTTTGACCCTGGCTCTGGCCTTGCGGACCGCCTTCGGCCTGCTCGAAGGTCTCGTCCTGCAATTGGCGCTGCTCGCCGATCACATCGCCCAGCTCCTCCAGCGCATCGCGCATGGCCTGGCTGATCTCGTCGGTTGGCTCGCCATCGCCTTCACCCTGTTGCAGCGTCAACTCCATATTGCGCAGCATTTCGCCGAGCGCGGCCAGAGCTTCGCGGGCGCTGGCTGTATCGCCAAGTTCTGCAGCATCGCGCAAGGCATCCAGCAAGCCCTGAAGATCGTCCGTATTGATTTGCGGTCCGCCACCCTCGGCGACCCGCCCGTCTTCGGCCGCTTCGCGGGCCAGCGCAGCCATGTAATTATCCATGGCCTGCTGATAGGCCTCGAACAAAGGTGCCAGTTCGGTTTCGTCGGCACCTCGCGCCAGTGCTTCCATCAGCGCGCGTTCAGCCGCGCGCAGCGCCCGCTCGGCATCTGCCAGAGAGCCCAGCTCGGCCCGCAAGGCGATCTGCCAGAGATTGGCTTCAATGGGGCCGATTTCATTGTATTCTCGGGCGCGGCGCAGGCTGTGCAATTCACGGCGCAGGCCGAGATAGACAATCGGGTCTTCAAAGAAAAATTCCGGCGCATCGGTAATGGCGTCCAGCGCCAGTGCCACGTCTTGCAGGCTTTCCGGTGCGCGTTCGATGCGGCGCTCCGGCTCATCCCCCTGGAAAGGCGGCAAAGCCTGAAGGTCGTCCAGATACATCGGGTCGCGTTCGGGGAGCGGCGCATAGTCTTGCGAGGAACCAATGACGATCCGGCGTTGTTCTGAGACGGCCCGCGCGAGCGGGTCGAGGAAAACGCGCGCGGGCAGCGTCAGGGCGATTTCCGGCGACAGGCCGGTATTACCGCCGCCATCCAGCGCGGCGATCCGCAGATCAACGCGCGATCCGGCCAGCACATGCTGGGCCGTCGATACGGTGGCACGATAGCCATCTTCGCCGCGGGTCAGATCGGCAGGATCGACGTCAATCACCGACCATTCGGCGCTGCTATCGTCTTCCGGCCGGAATTCGATGCGGAAGTCCGTTGCGCCATAATCATCTTCCACCGTGAATTCGAGACTGAGCTCGCCTTCAACATTGGCTTCCGGCGCGGTGACGATCTCGACATCCGGTGCAGTATCGGCGAGGGCATTGATGCGATAGGCCGCTCGCTCCCGGCCGGCCCGCAGGGTCACAACCGCATCTGATTCAATGACCAGATGGCTTTGCCAGACGCCGTCACCAATGGACCGGTTTTCGGCGCGATCATTGCCATTGCGGACATTCGGGGCGCGTCGCACACCGGCGGTCCGGATAACAAGCTCGGATCCCTCCGGTGCCTCCGCCTCGGTCTGTTCATCCTGAAAGAAGATCGGTGCAAGGCCGGTATAGGCGGGCGGATTAAGCCAGGCATCGACCTGCGCCGTTTCCACGCCGCGATAGACGGGCGCAAATCCGAAGCTTTCAAAGAGGCGGCCCCTGGCCAGATCTCCGGAGACCATCCAGGCCGCCGCGATCAGAACAATGACGCCGCCCCGCAGGCCCCAGCTGTCCACGCGCGCCCATGCGGCTTGCGGACGCCGTGCTTTCGCGCCCTTGAGGCGTTCGGCCATGCGGCGCTGGTGCGCCTGCCAGACGGATTGTGCTTCCGGGGAAGTGCCTGCAGGACGATCCGATAACGCTTCATGTGGACGGGCGGAAATACCGGAATCGGTTTCAACCCGACGCGCGGCGTCTTCGCTATCCGGCCAGTCGATTTCGCGCCAGCGACGCCAGCCCAGCCACAGCGAGACGCCGACGACCGCCGCATAGGTCAGGGCCCGCCAGGGATCACCGAGACGGTCCCAGATACCGAAAATGGAAATGCCTGCATAGAGCCCGATCAGCAGCGCCGCCGGCCAGAGGGCCGGGGCCAGTCGTTCCCAAAGCAGCGCAAGACGTGCCTGTATCAAGGGCCAGAGTTTCATGACGGCGAAACTATCACGTCAGACAGGCGCGCCTAGCGGCACCTGCATTACTTATTTGTGAGCTACCCGGCGGGTTCGGATTGTTGCGGATTGCCCCAAGCCGGCGGCGGGCGTTCCAGATCGCCCCGCAGGCCACAACCGGACACAACCAGCCCGCCGATGATCACGATGAGCGTTACCAGTTTTTTCATGATGCCTGCCTTTCGCGGAGACGGTTCTGCCAGAGTGTCACCTGCTCTTTTACGCGTACGGGCGCCGTTCCGCCATAGCTGGTCCGGCTTTCCATGGAGGCACGGGCCGACAGAACCGAAAATACGGCATCAGTCAGACCGGGCTCGACGGTTTGCATGTCGTCCAGCGACAGACCCGCGAGTGGCACATTCCGGCTTTCCGCCAGCTTGACCATCGACCCGGCGATATGATGTGCCTCACGGAAGGGCTTGCCCAGTTCGCGCACAACATAGTCCGCGAGATCAGTAGCGTCCGAATAGGCTTCGCCAGCGGCCTCGGCCATGTTGGTGGTGTTGAAGGTCAGGTCAGACGCCATACCGGCCATGGCACCGAGCGCGAGCTCCAGATCGTCCATCGCCTGAAACACCGGCGCCTTG
Proteins encoded in this window:
- a CDS encoding DUF3426 domain-containing protein; the protein is MILSCPSCDTRYRANPGAIGVNGRRVKCAACGHIWTARNEEEPVLEPIDPIPPKPAENAEPEAPKAPHRAFRERAEQKRQDQLKTAAASAWGGLAVAIAGVFAVSFLFRADIVSVWPQSSSAYAAIGIDANAYGVTIDSLDVSRGEEHGIPTVVVSGEVRNIDRQARALPQLQARLLGEDGAPVLEWTVILDGEAIAPGQSYAFSSVVTDPPAGAVEAEITLAGLMESPPEAPAETPPAPAEEHHAAADTSHGSGN
- a CDS encoding DUF4175 domain-containing protein; protein product: MKLWPLIQARLALLWERLAPALWPAALLIGLYAGISIFGIWDRLGDPWRALTYAAVVGVSLWLGWRRWREIDWPDSEDAARRVETDSGISARPHEALSDRPAGTSPEAQSVWQAHQRRMAERLKGAKARRPQAAWARVDSWGLRGGVIVLIAAAWMVSGDLARGRLFESFGFAPVYRGVETAQVDAWLNPPAYTGLAPIFFQDEQTEAEAPEGSELVIRTAGVRRAPNVRNGNDRAENRSIGDGVWQSHLVIESDAVVTLRAGRERAAYRINALADTAPDVEIVTAPEANVEGELSLEFTVEDDYGATDFRIEFRPEDDSSAEWSVIDVDPADLTRGEDGYRATVSTAQHVLAGSRVDLRIAALDGGGNTGLSPEIALTLPARVFLDPLARAVSEQRRIVIGSSQDYAPLPERDPMYLDDLQALPPFQGDEPERRIERAPESLQDVALALDAITDAPEFFFEDPIVYLGLRRELHSLRRAREYNEIGPIEANLWQIALRAELGSLADAERALRAAERALMEALARGADETELAPLFEAYQQAMDNYMAALAREAAEDGRVAEGGGPQINTDDLQGLLDALRDAAELGDTASAREALAALGEMLRNMELTLQQGEGDGEPTDEISQAMRDALEELGDVIGEQRQLQDETFEQAEGGPQGQSQGQSQGQQGSESQGQQSGQSGSQNGQTGAGSEGAQALAESQGSLADRLESLAQALPGESGETFGEAAEAMRRAEEALADGDAQGAVGEQAQALQALRDGAERLAQGLLERAQDATQAGAEGEDTDPLGRPQDSGGFSNGSGVDIPDEAERLRAREILDELRERAAEQGLDQDELDYIERLLDRFGS
- a CDS encoding lipoprotein, giving the protein MKKLVTLIVIIGGLVVSGCGLRGDLERPPPAWGNPQQSEPAG